In a genomic window of Aggregatimonas sangjinii:
- a CDS encoding DUF456 domain-containing protein: MDIALTIIGFLLCLLGILGSFLPVLPGPPVSWVGLLLLHLTNAVPQNWTFLGITAAVALLIFAMDYVIPAMGTKKFGGSRYGMIGATIGLVVGLLAPIPGGIIIGPFVGAFVGELINKADNKSAAKAAFGSFLGFLTGTFLKFVTAMVFTGLFLGKMWDYREALFPFLY; this comes from the coding sequence ATGGATATAGCCTTGACCATTATCGGTTTCCTACTCTGCCTTTTGGGTATTTTAGGTAGCTTCCTTCCCGTACTCCCCGGTCCGCCTGTTAGTTGGGTCGGATTGCTGCTCCTGCACCTCACAAATGCGGTACCACAGAATTGGACCTTTTTAGGAATAACCGCAGCTGTTGCCCTATTGATTTTCGCGATGGATTATGTCATCCCTGCCATGGGAACCAAAAAATTCGGTGGAAGCAGGTATGGTATGATCGGTGCCACAATCGGGCTCGTTGTGGGCCTGCTGGCTCCGATTCCGGGGGGTATTATTATCGGCCCGTTCGTAGGGGCATTCGTTGGGGAGCTTATCAACAAGGCCGATAATAAATCCGCTGCAAAGGCGGCATTTGGCTCGTTCCTGGGCTTCCTAACCGGCACCTTCCTGAAATTCGTGACGGCCATGGTTTTCACTGGTTTATTTTTAGGAAAAATGTGGGATTATCGCGAAGCACTGTTTCCATTTTTATATTAA
- a CDS encoding nucleotidyltransferase: MKHWQENLNSFIALTTKHGVRMLMVGGAAVQFYGYNRNSLDVDFWIDTSEKNFDKLLSVFKEMGYEISDFPKEVKNKRQNISITFSPIDLDLELITNFSVNKTFEEAYLDAKEFVIDETPSKIYKVLSLNDLIISKVKSGRPKDLLDIQELKRIHKLQ; the protein is encoded by the coding sequence ATGAAACATTGGCAAGAAAATCTGAATAGTTTTATAGCCTTGACAACCAAACATGGAGTTCGTATGTTGATGGTTGGCGGTGCAGCAGTTCAATTTTATGGATATAATCGAAATTCATTGGATGTCGATTTTTGGATAGATACTTCGGAGAAGAACTTCGATAAGCTGCTGAGTGTATTTAAGGAGATGGGCTATGAGATCAGTGATTTTCCAAAAGAAGTAAAAAATAAACGGCAAAACATTTCAATTACTTTTTCTCCAATTGATTTAGATCTTGAATTGATCACAAATTTTTCGGTAAATAAAACCTTTGAAGAAGCATATCTTGACGCTAAAGAATTTGTAATCGATGAGACTCCCAGCAAAATTTACAAAGTATTATCATTGAACGATTTAATCATCAGTAAAGTTAAATCCGGAAGGCCGAAAGATTTGCTGGATATTCAAGAGCTGAAACGGATTCATAAATTGCAATAG
- a CDS encoding nitroreductase, which translates to MIFDLIKKRRSVFPSSYNDKPIAKADVLKILEAANWAPTHKKTEPWRFKVMQGPSQEKLGRFLSEKYKEVEPRPKQIKVKKLLENPAKAGALIAICMQRDVKESVPEWEEIASVAMAVQNMWLCCTELGIGSYWSSPGLIKYMGEFFDLKEGEKCLGFFYMGYYKVDIPEGERTPITDKVVWLD; encoded by the coding sequence ATGATTTTCGATTTAATAAAAAAGAGACGTTCCGTTTTTCCATCTTCCTATAACGACAAGCCAATTGCAAAGGCCGATGTCCTAAAAATCCTCGAGGCCGCTAATTGGGCACCGACCCATAAAAAGACCGAGCCTTGGCGATTCAAGGTCATGCAGGGGCCTTCACAGGAAAAATTGGGTAGATTTTTATCCGAGAAGTACAAGGAAGTTGAACCAAGACCCAAACAAATCAAGGTTAAAAAATTGCTCGAGAATCCTGCAAAGGCGGGAGCGTTAATAGCGATATGCATGCAACGTGATGTCAAGGAAAGTGTGCCCGAATGGGAGGAAATCGCGTCGGTGGCCATGGCCGTACAAAACATGTGGTTGTGCTGTACCGAACTGGGTATCGGGTCGTATTGGAGCTCTCCGGGACTGATAAAATATATGGGGGAATTCTTCGATTTAAAAGAAGGGGAAAAGTGTTTGGGTTTCTTTTATATGGGCTATTATAAGGTGGATATACCGGAGGGGGAGCGAACTCCGATTACGGATAAAGTGGTCTGGTTGGATTAA